The following are from one region of the Silene latifolia isolate original U9 population chromosome 9, ASM4854445v1, whole genome shotgun sequence genome:
- the LOC141598988 gene encoding putative transmembrane ascorbate ferrireductase 3 — translation MDFDREWYRQKSSRITVVAHLFGILAIILMLVWLLHYRGGFDLNSDNPARIFNVHPFLMFFGFIFFAGEAMMVYKSVRAVTRVQKITHMMMHVIAMTLGIVGIYAAFKYHNKRNLTNMYSLHSWIGLSTFILYGIQWIFGFATFWVPRPQITRAMFLPWHVCFGRALLYMAICTAETGLMQIFTIMGLVDNREARLINFTGLLILLFGITVDLSIVFGRYV, via the exons ATGGACTTCGATAGAGAGTGGTATCGACAAAAATCGTCACGTATAACGGTCGTGGCTCATTTGTTTGGAATTTTGGCTattattcttatgcttgtttggCTATTGCATTACCGTGGGGGTTTTGATCTCAACTCTGATAATCCTGCTCGTATTTTCAAT GTTCATCCCTTTCTCATGTTCTTTGGATTCATATTCTTCGCCGGTGAAG CTATGATGGTGTACAAATCAGTTCGAGCTGTTACTCGTGTGCAAAAGATAACACACATGATGATGCATGTCATAGCAATGACTCTTGGAATTGTAGGAATATATGCTGCTTTCAAATATCATAACAAGCGCAATTTAACCAACATGTATTCTTTACATTCTTGGATTGGTCTTAGTACCTTCATCTTATATGGCATTCAA TGGATATTCGGGTTCGCGACATTTTGGGTACCAAGGCCACAAATAACAAGAGCAATGTTCCTGCCATGGCATGTATGTTTTGGACGTGCATTACTTTACATGGCAATATGTACAGCAGAAACAGGATTAATGCAAATTTTTACAATAATGGGTTTGGTTGATAATCGTGAGGCAAGATTGATCAATTTCACAGGCCTTCTTATTCTGCTTTTTGGAATCACTGTTGATCTTTCTATCGTCTTCGGCCGTTATGTGTGA